The region AACTCGGTTGCGGACTGGTTCCAGGTGGACTGGCACCGCGAGGTCGTCGAGCGTTGGACGAAAGCGGGCGTGCGCATGGCCGATGAGGTCACCAATCGCCCCGAGCAGGTGCTCGAGGGGATGACGGTGGTGGTCACGGGCTCCCTGGAGGGATTTACCCGCGACAGCGCCAAGGAGGCAATCATTAGCCGCGGCGGCAAGGCCGCGAGCTCGGTGTCGAAGAAGACCGACTACGTCGTGGTCGGTGAGAACGCCGGCTCCAAGGCAACCAAAGCCGAGGAGCTGGGCCTGACCATCCTCGACGAAGAAGGCTTCATCCGCCTCCTAGATCTTGGTCGCGTCTAGCTTCCAGACCTCGTTGGCGTAATCGCGGATCGTGCGGTCGGAGGAGAAGCGGCCCGAACGGATGATGTTCAGGAAGCACTTCTTCGCCCAGGCCAGCTCGTCTCGGTAGTCGGCCGCCATGCGGTCGCGGGTTTCGCGGTAATCGGCGAAGTCGCCCAGTACGTAGTAGACGTCGGCAGGCTCATAGCCATTGGACTCCAGCAGCGAGAAGTGCAGGTCGTGGAACAGCCCTGAGCCGCCGTCGTCGAAGGTGCCGTCGATCAGCGAGTCGAGTGCGCGCTTCAGGCCCGGCACGGTCTCGTAAGTGCCCCGGGGGGAGTAGGTCTGGCGCAGCTGAGGCAGTTCCTCCTCCAGCGCGCCGAAGATGTAGGCGTTGTCGTTGCCGACGGCGTCGACAATCTCGACGTTGGCGCCGTCCATGGTGCCCAGCGTCAGCGCGCCGTTCATCATGAACTTCATGTTCGAGGTACCCGAGGCCTCCTTGCCCGCGGTGGAGATCTGCTCGGAGATATCCGAGGCCGGAATGATGTGCTCGGCCGGGGTGACGTTGTAATTCTCCACAAACGCGACCTGCAGGCGACCTTCCATTTCGGGGTCGTTGTTAATCAGCTCGGCGATGGAGTTGATGAACTTAATGATTGCCTTCGCGCGGACGTAACCCGGGGCCGCCTTCGCGCCGAAGATGAACACGCGCGGGGTGACATCGAGTTCAGGGTTGTCCTTGATGCGGTAGTAGAGGTCCAGGATATAAAGCGCGTTGAGCATCTGGCGCTTGTACTCGTGTAGGCGCTTGATCTGGGTGTCGAAGATGGCGTCCGGGTTCACCGCGATGCCCTGGCGGTGCTCCAGCCAGGTGGCGAACTCCCTCTTGTTCTCGTGCTTAATCTCAAGAAGCTCGCGCAGGACCTTCTCGTCGTCGGCGAAACGCTCCAGCTCAGCCAGCTTGTCCAGGTCGGTGACCCAGGCGTCGGAACCCGACAGGCGGGTCAGCAGGGCAGACAGCCGCGGGTTGCACTGGTTGAGCCAACGACGCGGGGTCACACCGTTGGTCTTGTTGTTGAACCGCTCCGGCCAGATATCGTGCCAGTCCTTGAGAGTCTCGCGCTTGATGATCTCCGTGTGCAGCGCAGCCACGCCGTTGATGGAGTACGCCGCGTAGCAGGCAATCCACGCCATGTGGATGCGCCCGTTCGAGATGGGGGCCATGTAGTCGATCTTGCCCTGGTCGTATCCCGCGTCGGCAAGCTCCTCGCGGAAACGGCGGTCGATCTCGCGAGTAATCTCCAGCACACGTCCGAAGAGACGGTCGAAGATAGAGTACTCCCAGGTCTCCAGGGCCTCGGCCAGGACAGTGTGGTTGGTGTAGGCGAAGGTGTGGGACACGACGTTCCAGGCATCGTCCCAGCTCATGTTGTGCTCGTCGAGGAGCAGGCGCATCAGTTCGGGGATGGCGAGCACCGGGTGGGTGTCGTTGAGCTGAATCGAGTTGTACTTGTGGAAATCGCGCAGGTCATCGCCGTGGTTTTCGATGTAGGTATCAATCATCGTCTGCAGCGACGCGGAGACGAAGAAGTACTGCTGGCGGACGCGCAGAACCTTGCCCTCGTAGGTCGAATCATTCGGGTAGAGAACACGGCAGAGATCGTGGACGCGCTCGCGCTCGACGATGGCGTCGGTGAAGCGCTGGGAGTTGAAGGCGTCGTAGTCGAACTCGCGCATCGGCTCGGAGTGCCACAGTCGCAGCGTGCCGACGTTATCGGTGCCGTAGCCGGTAATCGGCATGTCGTAGGGGACAGCGCGGACGACGAGGTCGTCGAAGGTGACAATCTTGGCGAGTTCCTCGCGGCGGACTACGAAGGGGTAGCCCTCCTCCATCCATGGATCCGGGTGCTCGTCCTGGAAACCGCTCTCGAAGGTCTGCTTGAACAGGCCGTAGCGGTAGAGTATGCCGTAGCCGGTCACCGGCAGGTTCTGCGTCGCACAGGAGTCCAGGAAGCAGGCGGCGAGACGGCCAAGGCCGCCGTTGCCGAGTGCCGCGTCGTGCTCGGCCTCGAGAACGTCGGAGAGATTCTTGCCGTAACGAGCGACTGCGTCACTGGCCTCGTCGACCAGGCCGGTGTTGAGGAGGTTGTTCAGCAGCGCGCGTCCCATGAGGAATTCCGCGGAAAAATAGTGCTGCTGGCGGGTCGAGGCATATGCTTCGGTGGTGCGCTGCCAGGCATCGGCGATGTTATCGACTACGACGCGGGAGAGGCCGGACCAGAACTCGGTCTCGGTAGAGGACTGGGGGATCCGACCGGATTCGGCGCGAACGTGGGAGCCCACGAGATCGCTCAAATTCGACATGAAAAGCCTCCTTGAATTACACAGTATCGACCAAGACTCTACCGCCTTGGGATTAATGCTGCGTGTTCAGGAGACCTTGCGCGTGTACACCGCTAGCCGACGCCGTGAATCGGCGAGCTGCTAAGAAATGATCGCTCCGACGATGGTGCCGATACGGCCAAGGTGCTCAACCTCGCTGGGCAGGAAATCGGGGCCGCCGGGGCGGCCGATAATCAGCAGCAGCCCGTCGCCCATCGGGGCGGCTGCGATGGAGGAGTCCATCACCGTCCAGGACTCCGGAAGCCAAGTTTCCTCCTCGGTGTCTAGGTTTCGCGGCGAGGTGACAGGGGCCTCTGGCAGCGAAGCGCCGTTGTCTTCGGGGGCGGCAACGGAGGAGGCCTTTCGCACCCAGCGGTCACCGTCGGCGCCAAGGATAATTGCCCAACCCGCAGTCATAGTGCGAGGTAGACCGTCGACGATGTCCTGCAGAGCACGGTCGAGGACCTTTGTGTGCTGGGAAAAATCGGCCAGCATGGCGATCTGTCCGCGACGGTCGACGGAACCGGAGAAGGGGCGAATCGAATCGACTTCTACGCCGCTGATGGACTGCGCTGCGGAAATGAGCGTGTCCGGCAGACTGCCCGAGGGGAGATCCACAACAATATCGTCGACGACAAGGCCATTTTCGCCGTGGTGGACGACGTCAACGCTGCGGATGTCGCCGCCGACCTCGCCGAGAGCGGCCGCAACATATCCGAGCGAACCAGGAATGTCTGGCAGCTGGACGCGAAGGAGATAGCTCATGGCGGAGGACGAACCTTTCAATGTTTTAGGTGCATGGGGTTTGCCATGCTGAACGGTGATTCAGGTTACATGGTTTAAATGTGAATTGGTAGGTGCGGTTGCACCAGTGTGGTCTGAATTCGCCTGGGCGTGCTATCGGGAATGACAGATTTCGCGGGCCCTTCGGCGGACTCTTGAGCGGACCCTCCATGCGAGCGGGGAAGGGGAGCGACTACTGTGGGAGGGTAAGTTCGCCGTGGCGCGGTGGTTCGCCTGTCGCGGCAGTACACGACGAAGATATTTTCACCGGTTCGTAGGAAACGAAAGGGGTACTAGCGTGCCAGCTATCTCGCGCGATGAGGTTGCCCACCTAGCACGATTGTCCCGTCTGGCACTGACTGATGCCGAACTCGACGAGTTCGCCGGTCAGATTGACGGCATTATCAACCACGTCCAGGCAGTGCAGGAAGTGGCGGCAGACGATGTCGAGCCGATGAGCCACCCCTCGTCTCTGGCCGGCGTAATGCGTGAGGATGTTGTAAACCCGACTCTGACTCCTGAGCAGGCCCTGGACCAGGCTCCTTCGAAGGAACGCCAGCGCTTCGAAGTTCCCCAGATTCTCGGCGAGTAGGAGAAGGATTAGAGATGACTGCAACCCCTTCGGCTAACCCCAACCTGCATGCCGCTGTCGCCGATGATTCTATCCTCGGCCTGACAGCCTTCGAGCTGGCGCAGAAGATTCACGCCCGTGAGCTGACCTCCGTAGAGGTCACCCAGGCATTCCTCGACCGCATCGGCGCAGTGGATGAGGGTATCCACGCCTTCCTGCACGTAGGAGCTGAGGAGGCCCTCGAGGCCGCGCGCAAGGTCGACGAGTCCCTTGATGCTGGCGAGGCCCCGGCGTCCCCTCTGGCCGGCGTACCGCTAGCTCTAAAGGATGTCTTCACCACTACCGACGCCCCGACCACCTGTGCGTCGAAGATGCTCGAGGGGTACATGAGCCCCTACGACGCCACGGTGACCGCCAAGCTCCGTGCAGCCGGTATCCCGATTCTGGGCAAGACCAACATGGACGAGTTCGCTATGGGCTCTTCTACCGAAAACTCTGCTTACGGTCCGACCCATAACCCGTGGGATATCGAGCGTACCGCGGGCGGTTCTGGTGGCGGTTCCTCCGCGGCTCTAGCATCGGGCATGGCCCCGCTGGCCATCGGCACCGATACCGGCGGATCTATCCGTCAGCCCGCTGCGCTAACCGCTACCGTCGGCGTTAAGCCAACCTATGGCACGGTTTCCCGCTACGGCCTCGTTGCCTGCGCCTCCTCCCTCGATCAGGGCGGTCCGACCGCTCGCACGGTCCTGGACACCGCGCTGTTGCACGAGGTCATCGCGGGCCACGACCCGAACGACTCCACCTCCACTACACAGCCGATCGCTGACGTCGTCGCAGCGGCGAAGGAAGGCGCCAGCGGCGACCTGGCGGGTGTGAAGGTTGGTATCGTCAAGCAGTTCGACCGCGCCGAGGGCTACCAGCAGGGTGTGCTGGACTCCTTCCACGACGCCGTCGACAAGCTGAAGGCCGCCGGAGCGGAGGTCGTCGAGGTGGACTGCCCGAACTTCGACCATGCCCTGAGCGCCTACTACCTGATCCTCCCGTGTGAGGTCAGCTCGAACCTGGCTCGTTTCGATGGCATGCGCTACGGCCAGCGTGTCGGCGATGACGGAACTCACTCTGCCGATGAAGTCATGGCAATGACCCGCGCCGCAGGTTTCGGTGACGAGGTCAAGCGCCGCATTATCATCGGCACCTACGCGCTGTCCGTGGGCTACTACGATGCCTACTACATTCAGGCGCAGCGTGTCCGCACTCTGATTCAGCAGGACTTTGAGCGCGCCTTCGAGCAGGTCGACGTCCTCGTCTCGCCGACTACGCCGACCACCGCGTTCAAGCTGGGGGAGAAGGTCGATGACCCGCTGAGCATGTACATGTTCGATCTGTGCACGCTACCGCTGAACCTCGCCGGCATGTGTGGCATGTCCGTTCCCGCAGGTCTGGCGCAGGATACAGGCCTGCCGGTCGGCCTGCAGATTATGGCTCCGCGCCATGGTGACGATCGCCTCTACAAGGTCGGCGCCGCCTACGAGAAGCTGCGCGGGCCAATCAGCTAGCGCTCGACGCCAAAGCCCATAACTAAACACGTGAGAAGCCGTCCCAAATCCGTTGTGGAAAAGGGGCGGCTTCACGCATGTTAATGAAGTTTGAGTGTTCAAGCAGGAATGCAACCAACCTGGGTAAGGAAACTAACCTTGTCTCACGCTAAGGTCTCCCGCCAGCCCGCGGGGAGAAAAGCGATAGCGGCCCCGCTGCTCTATGCCACCTTGACAGTGGTGGCAATCGCCGTGAGTATCTCAGCCGCGATGGTATTCGGATCAGCTGACATAACGTGGAACGCGACAATGTCGGTAATCGGCCACCATCTCTTCGGAACTGAACTGCCCAGTGAAGTGGCAAAGAGCTCGGACACGATCATCTGGCAGCTGCGGGCGCCCAGGGGAGTGCTGGCAGCCATAGTCGGTGCGGGATTGGCTGTCTCGGGTGTGGCCATGCAGACACTTGTGCGAAATCCGCTGGCGGATCCGTACTTGCTGGGAATCTCGGCAGGAGCAGGAGTCGGGGCCACTGCAGTGATTTTGTTTGGTGTTTTCTCCGATGCCCCCATCGGCGCCCTGACTTTTGGCGCGCTGCTCGGTGCTGTGGCGGCCACCATCGCAGTCGGAGCTATTGCGCGCGCGGGCGGCGGGCTGACCCCGCTGCGCCTAGTCCTTTCCGGCGTCGTTTTATCGGCGGCTTTTTCCGCGCTCAGTAGCTTCATGGTGTTTGCGGGGCCTGACCCGCGGGCGGCCCAATCAGTGATGTTTTGGATGCTCGGATCGGTGGCCGGCGCAACCTGGTCGAAAACGGCCATCCCCTTGGCAGTTCTACTGATGACGTTGGCTTTTTTCCTGCTTAAGGCCCGTCATCTGGATGCTCTTGCCACGGGTGACTCCACCGCTGCGGCGGTCGGCATTAACGTCTCCGCCCTGCGCAGCCAAGTATTCGTGGCGCAGGCCGTGCTGGTGGGCACACTCGTCGCGGTTTCGGGAGGTATCGGCTTCGTGGGCCTGGTCATCCCGCACCTGACCCGCATGCTCATCGGGGCGGCTCATCGGGTTGTTCTTCCGCTCGCTGCGCTGTTCGGTGGCCTGTTCCTGGTGTGGGTGGACATCGTCGCGCGAGTCATCGGCGGAAGCCAAGAGATGCCGCTGGGCGTCGTCACTGGCCTCATCGGAGCCCCGTTGTTCCTCTACCTGATGACCCGCGGCAACTACACCTACGGAGGTTCCGAATGACCCTCCCCGTACTATCCGCCGCGAGCCTCCGCTGCGATATTGCAGGACGGACAATCGTGGACGACATCAACTTGAAGTTCGGCTCCGAGCCGATGACCGCCATCGTCGGCGTTAACGGCGCAGGTAAATCGACGTTGCTGCGAGCCCTGGCCGGAATCGATCGGCCGGCCGCCGGCGAGGTGCGCCTCGACGGGGTGTCTCTGGCTTCGATACCGCCGCGGCAGCGCGCGCGAGATATGGCTTTCGTCGCGCAGAATGAGGTTCCCCCGCAGGAGATGCGCGTGTCCGATTTCGTCTCGCTGGGGCGGCTGCCATACCAGAGACTGTTTTCGGGCAACTCCGCGGAGGACAACGACCACGTCGAACGTGCTCTGGAGCTGGTCGGCCTGATCGATGTCGCAGATCGCTCGTGCGGGGCTCTCTCCGGTGGCCAGCGCCGACGGGTCTGTATCGCCCGCGCCATCGCGCAAGACTCGCCGATTCTGCTTCTGGACGAGCCGACGAACCACCTTGACGTCCGCCATCAGCAGTCGGTTCTGAGGCTGGCCAAGGACTCCGGGGCGCAGGTTATCGCCGCGATTCATGACCTGGATCTGGTGATGAACCACTTCGACCGAGTCATCGTTATCGACGGCGGGGCAGTTGCGGCTGATGGTGTCCCGTCCGAGGTGCTCACCCAGGAACTGGTTGCCGGGGTCTTCCACGTCGACTCCTGTCAGTTCTGCTCGCCATACGGCCGCACTCACTTGGCCATTGAGCGTGAGCTCCATGCCGAATAACACTTGACCATTCCCAATCCATATCGCCTGAGAAAGGAAGCCAACCAGCAATGATCCCACTCAACTCCCATCCCCGCCCCTTCGCTTTCCGACGCAATCGGCGTGCCCTCCGCGGGGCCGCCGCGACAGCAGCGGTGGCGGCTGTCGCCTTCGGCGCAGTTGCCTGTTCTGATGACGCCGCGAAGACCGATGCGTCGGGAAGCGTGACCCTGACTAACTGCGGCGAGGAGGTGACCTACCCGGCTACGGCGAAGAAACTGATGATTAACGACGGCAATATCATTTCGCTGGCGCTGGCAGTGGGCGCGGAAAACGAGATTGCCGCGGTGTCCTCTGTCAACCGCGATATCCCGATTCTGACGGCCGCCTATGGTGATGCCATCAAGAGCAAAGAGCAGGTATCGGCTGAATACCCGAACCTGGAGGAGGTCTTGGCAGCGGAGCCTGACGTGTTTATCGGTGGCTGGGGCTACGGCTTCGGCGAGGACAAGGGCCTGACCCCGGAGTCTCTGAAGGAGCACAACATCGGCTCGTACATTCTGACGGAGTCCTGCCGGCAGGCCGACACCGAGGGGGCAGCGCAAGACGGCAGCGGTGACCCGGGCCACAAGCGCGGTGTTGTTGACCCGTGGGAGGCTATCCGCATCGACCTGCGCAACGTCGCTAAGCTGACCGGCCACGAGGACAACGCAGACAAGGTCATCTCCGACATCGACGCACGTCTGAAGAAACTGGATGCCGCACCGAAGGCGGAGAAGAAGCCGGTGGGCTTCGTATTCGACTCTGCGGGCGACGCTCCGTTCACCTCGGGTGCGTTCGGCGCGCCGCAGGGAATCCTGGACAAGGCTGGAGCGACCAACGGAACAGAGTCAATCAAGGACACCTGGACTACGACGACCTGGGAGCACATCGCCGAGATGCAGCCCGATTTCATCACCCTGGTCGAGTACCCGGGCCAGTCCTTCGAGGAAAAGATCAAGGCCCTGCGCACCAACCCGGCGACGAAGGACCTGCCGGCGGTCAAGGAGAATCGCTTCGTCAACCTGCCGTACGCGATGTGGACGGAGTCTCCGCTTAACGTCGATGCCGCAGAGCACGTGCGCAAGGCGTTGGAGCGCTTCGGACTGGTTCCTAATTCCGAAGTCTCCACTCAGCTGGATTTTCCGAAGGACCTGCCGGGAGTCGAGTACTTCCAGTAGCCTCCATCGATCCTTTGACCGCGCCAGGCAACATTGCAGTGCGCGCCACACGGCCTCGACCGGTGTGGTGTGTCTAACTTTTACGGGCTGTGACGTGGGCTAACGGCAGGCACGTCAAGCATAGAAAACTATCGAGTACTAAGGTGGGCATCATGCGAATTGCGACCCTAACTTCCGGTGGCGACTGCCCCGGCCTCAACGCCGTTATCCGTGCCATTGTCCGTACCAGCTCCAGCGAGTACGGCTCCACCGTCGTCGGATTCGAGGACGGCTGGATTGGTCTCATGGAGGACCGCAGGGTTCAGCTCTACGACGACGAAAGCATTGACCGCATGCTTCTGCGCGGTGGCACCATGCTCGGTACCGGCCGAGTGCACCCGGATATCCTCATGTCGAACCTTGACCGCATCAAGGAAAACCTTGACGACGCCGGTATTGATGCCCTCATCCCCATTGGCGGCGAGGGCACTCTGAAGGCGGGCAAGTGGTTGTCCGATAATGGCATCCCGGTTGTCGGTGTGCCGAAGACCATTGACAATGACGTCAACGGAACCGACTACACTTTCGGCTTCGACACCGCAGTTGCCGTGGCAACCGACGCCGTCGACCGCCTGCACACCACCGCGGAATCCCACCAGCGCGTCATGATTGTGGAGGTCATGGGCCGCCACGTCGGTTGGATCGCGCTGCACGCCGGCATGGCCGGTGGCGCCCACTACATTGTGATTCCGGAAAAGCCCTTCGACATCAACGAGATTGTTAAGTCGATGGAGCGCCGCTTCCAGATGGGCGAGAAGTACGGCATCATCGTCGTCGCCGAGGGCGCGGCCCCGAAGCCCGGCACTATGGAGTACGAAGAGGGCGGTGTCGACCAGTTCGGCCACCAGACCTTCAACGGTATCGGCCAGGTTATCGGGCAGGAGATCAAGAGCCGCACCGGCTACGACGTGCGCACTACGGTGCTCGGCCACATTCAGCGTGGCGGCACCCCGACTGCATACGACCGCGTTTTGGCGACCCGCTACGGTATCCACGCCGCCCGCGCAGTCCATGAGGGCGATTACGGCAAGATCGTTGCCCTCAACGGTGAGAATATCGATCGCATCGATATTGATGACGCCGTAGCCGAGCTGAAGGTCGTGCCGGAGGGGCGGTACAGGGCCGCTGCGGCGCTGTTCGGATAAGGCCCACATTTAAAACATCACAAATCGGCCCGGGTCGGAGATTTCGGTTTCCGGCTCGGGCATTTTCTTGTTATAGATGTTGATATAGGTACATTTTTCCCACTAACTCAATAAGGATTTCTATCTCATGTGGAAAAGAGCCACAGCAATTGCGATGGCCTTCGTCGGCCTGACAGTCGGCGCGGGCTTCGCATCGGGCCAGGAAATGATGCAGTATTTCGTGGCCTTCGGCATCAACGGCCTATGGGGCGTCATCCTCGCCTCGGTAGTGATGGCGATCAGCGGCCTGGCGGTGCTTTCTCTCGGCAGCTACTTCCAGGCTGACGAGCACTCGGCCGTCTTCGACGAAATCACCCAGACGTGGATCTCGAAGATTCTCGATATCTCGGTGATGATCACCCTGTTCTGCACCGGCTTCGTCATGTTTGCCGGTGCTGGCGCGAACCTGGAGCAGCAGTTCGGCATCCCACTGTGGATCGGTGCGACCCTCATGGTCGCCCTGACCCTGGGTATTGGCATGCTGGATGCGGACAAGGTCAGCCGAGTAATCGGCATGATTACGCCCTTTATCATCGTCTTCCTTCTGGGGGCTGGCCTATACACTCTGTTCACGGTCGACACCACCCTGACGGAGGCTGCGCAGTACACCACCGAGTTGAAGACGACGCTGCCGCACTGGTCCATCTCCGCTTTGAACTACGTCGGCTTCTGCGTCATGGTGGCGGTGTCCATGTCCATCGTCATCGGCGGTAGCTACCTCAACCCGCGTGAGGCCGGCATTGGCGGCCTGATGGGCGGTTCTATCTACGCAGGTCTTCTGACTCTGGTGACCTTCTCGCTGTTCTACTCGGTGAAGGACGTCGGGCACGAGGACATGCCGACTCTGGCGATTGTGGACTCGATTCACCCGGCCTTGGGCACCGTGATGGCAATCATCATCTACGGAATGATTTTCAACACTGCCATCGGCATGTTCTACGCGCTGGGCCGCCGCGTGACCCGCAATACGCCGCAGCGTTTCCGCGCCTTTTACATCGCCTCCGTGTTGGTTGGCTTCGCCCTTAGCTTTTTCGGCTTCAAGACGCTGGTCGGCTACATCTACCCGACGCTGGGCTACATCGGTATCGCGCTGATTATCGTTTTGTGCATCGCCTACGTGATGGGGCGCAACAAGATGGTGGAGGAGTCCGCCCGCCGTGGCCGCATCCGCAAGCTGGCCCGTCGCAAGCTGCACCCGGGCAAGAAGTTCACGACTGCAGACCAGAAGAAGCTCGACCGGGCGGTCGCTGCCTCTAACGTCTCCAACGTGGACCTGCAGGAGACCGTCCGCGACGACATCGTCGAGGAGCTCGTCAACAACGACGACATCGACTTCACCGAGGAGGACGCCGAGCGCATCGTGGAAAAGGACAACGAGCGCTTGGAGCGTCTCGGTGAGATTGAGGAAGCTCACGAGGAAGATGACCCGCGTGAGACCGCCGTCAATTCCTTCCCCGGCGAGACAATCTCTACCACCCCGAAGAAAATTGCGGGTACAACTAAGGACGCCATCAAGAAGGTCGTCCACCCACGCCAGAAGAAGGGCTAATCGGCAGTTCTCATTCCGCAGTCCTGTAGTAGAAGGCATCGCACCGATAGGGAAGTGCGATGCCTTCGTCGTATCCGAAACCGAGGTGCTCGCCCAGGTACCAGCGCAGGTTGTCCTCCACCTTTGCGCGCGTGGCCTCCTTCGAGCGCAACCAGTAGGAGCGGGTGCGCGCCAGCAGTACGATGTCCTCTAGCCGAAGCGTCTGCTCCCAGCCCATCCGCACCTCGGAGGCCAGCTCCATTTGCTTGCCGACGGTCGGGTAGAAACCGGGCCGGAGAATATCGCCGGCGTGCATGATGCGTGACAGCCGGTGGACCCAGGGGATGGAAACGTCGAGGGTGTTCCAGACCAGCACGGCCACTCCGCCGGGGGCCAGGACGCGGGATAGCTCGGCCGTCGCCGCGTCCGTATCTACCCAGTGCCAGGTCTGCGCGCAGGCGGCGACGTCGACGCTGTGGCTTTCCAGTCCGGTCGACTCCGCGGTACCGCCTAAGACGCAGGCCTCGGGACAGGTGATTTTTAGGGCCGCCCGCATGGCTGCGGAGGGCTCCACGGCCAGAACCTCCGCGTTGGGGTAGGCGTCGGCAAGCGAGGAGGTGAGTTTGCCGGTGCCCGCGCCGATATCGCATACGGTGTGGACTGAGGAGGCGTGAGCTAGCTGGGTCAGGGCGGCGATGACCTCGGCGGGGTAGCCGGGCCGGACGCGGTGGTAGCCGGAGGCACCATCGGCGCTCGAGCCCAGGTCGTCATCGAAGGTCGCGCCGGCGCGGAAGCGGTCGGAGGCGTCGCGAAAGAGCGGCTTATCGCGGCCAGATGTCGGCGGGATGGGCGGGTGTTCGTTTCTTCCGGGCACGAGTTATACCCTAGGGCACGCGCGAGGGGCGGACGCTAGTAGACTAGCCAAACATGACCGCTGCTTATGCTGATGACCTGATGGACTACGACGAGGTCCTACAACGCTTTGAACCTGTGATGGGCATGGAGGTGCACGTTGAGCTGGCGACGGAGACCAAGATGTTCTCCGCCTCCTCGGCGCATTTCGGCGCGGAGCCCAATAGCAACGTCGACCCGTGCAGCCTTGGTCTTCCCGGCGCACTGCCGGTGGTTAACCGCAAGGGCGTGGAGTGGGCTATCAAGATTGGCTTGGCGCTGAACTGCGAGATTGCGGAGTCCTCCCGCTTCGCGCGGAAGAATTACTTCTACCCGGATCAGCCGAAGAACTACCAGATCTCCCAGTACGATGAGCCGATTGCTCACGACGGCTACCTGGATGTCGTGCTCGACGATGGCACCGAGTTCCGTGTGGAGATTGAGCGCGCCCACATGGAGGAGGACACCGGCAAGCTGACCCACCTCGGCGGTGCTGACGGTCGCATCCACGGTGCGACCCGCTCGCTGGTGGACTGCAACCGCGCTGGCATTCCGCTGATTGAGATTGTGACCAAGCCGATTATCGGCGCCGGTGAGCGCGCCCCGGAGGTCGCCCGCGCGTACGTCTCCGCTCTGCGTGACCTGGTCAAGTCCCTGGGCGTGTCCGATGCCCGCATGGATCAGGGCTCGATGCGCGTGGACTCGAACGTCTCTCTACGCGCGGTGGGCCAGGAGGAGTTCGGCACCCGCACCGAGACGAAGAACATCAACTCCCTGAAGTCGGTGGAGCAGGCCGTGCGCTACGAGATGCAGCGCCAGGCTGCCGCCATCGTGGCCGGCGAGGAGATCGTCCAGGAGACCCGCCACTACCAGGAGACCGACGGCACCACCTCCAAGGGCCGCCCGAAGGAGTCCCAGTCGGACTACCGCTATTTCAACGACCCGGACCTGCCTCCGGTGCTGGCTCCGCGCGAGTGGGTCGAGGAGATTCGCGCAACGCTGCCGGAGCTGCCGTGGGTGCGTCGTGCCCGCATCCAGTCCGAGTGGGGTCTGAAGGACGAGGAGATGCGCGACCTGGTCAACGCCGGTGCGCTGGATCTCATCGTCGAGACCGTCGAGGCCGGTGCCGGTGCCGCAGAGGCCCGCTCCTGGTGGGTCGCCTACCTGGCGCAGAAGGCCAACGAGGCCGGCGTTGAGCTGGGCGAGCTGTCGATTAGCCCGGCGCAGGTCGCCCGCGTGGTCGCCCTGATTGGCGAGGGCAAGCTGACCAACAAGCTC is a window of Corynebacterium lactis RW2-5 DNA encoding:
- a CDS encoding glycogen/starch/alpha-glucan phosphorylase; this encodes MSNLSDLVGSHVRAESGRIPQSSTETEFWSGLSRVVVDNIADAWQRTTEAYASTRQQHYFSAEFLMGRALLNNLLNTGLVDEASDAVARYGKNLSDVLEAEHDAALGNGGLGRLAACFLDSCATQNLPVTGYGILYRYGLFKQTFESGFQDEHPDPWMEEGYPFVVRREELAKIVTFDDLVVRAVPYDMPITGYGTDNVGTLRLWHSEPMREFDYDAFNSQRFTDAIVERERVHDLCRVLYPNDSTYEGKVLRVRQQYFFVSASLQTMIDTYIENHGDDLRDFHKYNSIQLNDTHPVLAIPELMRLLLDEHNMSWDDAWNVVSHTFAYTNHTVLAEALETWEYSIFDRLFGRVLEITREIDRRFREELADAGYDQGKIDYMAPISNGRIHMAWIACYAAYSINGVAALHTEIIKRETLKDWHDIWPERFNNKTNGVTPRRWLNQCNPRLSALLTRLSGSDAWVTDLDKLAELERFADDEKVLRELLEIKHENKREFATWLEHRQGIAVNPDAIFDTQIKRLHEYKRQMLNALYILDLYYRIKDNPELDVTPRVFIFGAKAAPGYVRAKAIIKFINSIAELINNDPEMEGRLQVAFVENYNVTPAEHIIPASDISEQISTAGKEASGTSNMKFMMNGALTLGTMDGANVEIVDAVGNDNAYIFGALEEELPQLRQTYSPRGTYETVPGLKRALDSLIDGTFDDGGSGLFHDLHFSLLESNGYEPADVYYVLGDFADYRETRDRMAADYRDELAWAKKCFLNIIRSGRFSSDRTIRDYANEVWKLDATKI
- a CDS encoding amino acid-binding ACT domain protein, whose product is MSYLLRVQLPDIPGSLGYVAAALGEVGGDIRSVDVVHHGENGLVVDDIVVDLPSGSLPDTLISAAQSISGVEVDSIRPFSGSVDRRGQIAMLADFSQHTKVLDRALQDIVDGLPRTMTAGWAIILGADGDRWVRKASSVAAPEDNGASLPEAPVTSPRNLDTEEETWLPESWTVMDSSIAAAPMGDGLLLIIGRPGGPDFLPSEVEHLGRIGTIVGAIIS
- the gatC gene encoding Asp-tRNA(Asn)/Glu-tRNA(Gln) amidotransferase subunit GatC; protein product: MPAISRDEVAHLARLSRLALTDAELDEFAGQIDGIINHVQAVQEVAADDVEPMSHPSSLAGVMREDVVNPTLTPEQALDQAPSKERQRFEVPQILGE
- the gatA gene encoding Asp-tRNA(Asn)/Glu-tRNA(Gln) amidotransferase subunit GatA — encoded protein: MTATPSANPNLHAAVADDSILGLTAFELAQKIHARELTSVEVTQAFLDRIGAVDEGIHAFLHVGAEEALEAARKVDESLDAGEAPASPLAGVPLALKDVFTTTDAPTTCASKMLEGYMSPYDATVTAKLRAAGIPILGKTNMDEFAMGSSTENSAYGPTHNPWDIERTAGGSGGGSSAALASGMAPLAIGTDTGGSIRQPAALTATVGVKPTYGTVSRYGLVACASSLDQGGPTARTVLDTALLHEVIAGHDPNDSTSTTQPIADVVAAAKEGASGDLAGVKVGIVKQFDRAEGYQQGVLDSFHDAVDKLKAAGAEVVEVDCPNFDHALSAYYLILPCEVSSNLARFDGMRYGQRVGDDGTHSADEVMAMTRAAGFGDEVKRRIIIGTYALSVGYYDAYYIQAQRVRTLIQQDFERAFEQVDVLVSPTTPTTAFKLGEKVDDPLSMYMFDLCTLPLNLAGMCGMSVPAGLAQDTGLPVGLQIMAPRHGDDRLYKVGAAYEKLRGPIS
- a CDS encoding FecCD family ABC transporter permease; protein product: MAAPLLYATLTVVAIAVSISAAMVFGSADITWNATMSVIGHHLFGTELPSEVAKSSDTIIWQLRAPRGVLAAIVGAGLAVSGVAMQTLVRNPLADPYLLGISAGAGVGATAVILFGVFSDAPIGALTFGALLGAVAATIAVGAIARAGGGLTPLRLVLSGVVLSAAFSALSSFMVFAGPDPRAAQSVMFWMLGSVAGATWSKTAIPLAVLLMTLAFFLLKARHLDALATGDSTAAAVGINVSALRSQVFVAQAVLVGTLVAVSGGIGFVGLVIPHLTRMLIGAAHRVVLPLAALFGGLFLVWVDIVARVIGGSQEMPLGVVTGLIGAPLFLYLMTRGNYTYGGSE